A window of Deinococcus sp. HSC-46F16 contains these coding sequences:
- a CDS encoding WYL domain-containing protein: MGEPQQTHPETDLPTPRPRPLPRQPLVWDRAKRLAALADKLRQAPRTTEQLAAYFGVTRRSIQRDLLALSQMEHRVIRDHQGAYHIPEAGRALKPAEALAVYTAVRLLHHHAPVTSGHYLSALDTIAGDLPQHLRHLLHRSLLDTGATHATDRALDFVAAAWTNREVLRFDYRKPGGAVERGNELEVYFVEISRDNLAPYVIGCETRHRGAIRTFKVSRMENFARLERTYDIPEDFDPRDYLSDAWGVIGGKNPVTVRVRFAPEAAYRVLEGGYPNATRVDTTLIHRDGSVELDIRAGTDASGLPRELIPFLLGWGPRVEVLSPPHVREHWLGELRAALARHDPTYPGMLVDVMEGRR; encoded by the coding sequence GTGGGCGAGCCCCAGCAGACACATCCCGAGACTGACCTTCCGACCCCCCGGCCCCGACCCCTGCCCCGTCAGCCTCTGGTCTGGGACCGCGCCAAACGCCTCGCCGCGCTGGCCGACAAGCTCCGGCAGGCGCCGCGCACCACCGAGCAGCTCGCCGCGTACTTCGGCGTGACCCGGCGCAGCATCCAGCGCGACCTGCTGGCCCTGTCGCAGATGGAACACCGGGTCATCCGCGACCACCAGGGGGCCTACCACATCCCGGAGGCGGGCCGGGCGCTCAAACCCGCCGAGGCACTGGCCGTCTATACCGCTGTGCGGCTGCTGCACCACCACGCGCCCGTGACGAGCGGGCATTACCTCAGCGCCCTGGACACCATCGCGGGCGACCTGCCGCAGCACCTGCGTCATCTGCTGCACCGCTCGCTGCTGGACACCGGGGCCACCCACGCGACCGACCGGGCGCTCGACTTCGTGGCCGCTGCGTGGACGAACCGGGAAGTCCTGCGCTTCGACTACCGCAAGCCCGGCGGCGCAGTCGAGCGCGGCAACGAGCTGGAGGTCTACTTCGTGGAGATCAGCCGCGACAACCTCGCGCCTTACGTGATCGGGTGCGAGACCCGGCACCGGGGGGCCATCCGCACCTTCAAGGTGAGTCGGATGGAGAACTTCGCCCGGCTGGAGCGCACCTATGACATTCCCGAGGACTTCGACCCCCGCGACTACCTCTCGGACGCCTGGGGCGTGATCGGCGGGAAAAACCCGGTCACGGTGCGGGTGCGCTTTGCGCCGGAAGCCGCCTACCGCGTGCTGGAGGGCGGCTACCCCAACGCCACGCGGGTGGACACCACCCTGATCCACCGCGACGGCAGCGTCGAACTCGACATCCGCGCCGGGACCGACGCCAGCGGCCTCCCGCGCGAGCTGATTCCCTTCCTGCTGGGCTGGGGACCCAGGGTCGAGGTCCTCTCGCCGCCCCACGTGCGCGAGCACTGGCTGGGGGAGCTGCGGGCGGCCCTCGCGCGGCACGACCCGACCTATCCGGGGATGCTGGTCGATGTGATGGAGGGACGGCGGTAG
- the casA gene encoding type I-E CRISPR-associated protein Cse1/CasA, whose amino-acid sequence MDTFSLLDREWIPVVARGGERRHVSLRDSLLRAADFCRIDAGHPLQTAALYRLHLTLLHRALRGPRDAEQGADWYLAGQFPDDVARYLDQYADRFCLFGPQPFMQVAGLDPAVVGENFRSHWTRLSTEEGSPNTTALFNVEARPGGNRSDALTPAQAALQLVAHQTFALGGLIKRFTTSARAAPVATAGLFLAEGANLHQTLCLNLVPYPAAMQEQDLPPWEEEPLTVEQIRARYDPEKPRVAAGYASRYAWPSRSVLLLPEETPEGVVVRSIGFGAGIPLEGAGEGSGTGTDPMVSLRPSRDPKNDQPFPYKLRRERLLWRDMNALLPDPAAQVSEDRKGGVKVKAGTPPKTVTHARAVMLAAAERLGQMGKPRPTPSQDVPDDGWAEEGTPDARAPHPVIPVVVFGQLTDQGKAFAMRQETYTLPEAFIQNPETFRDHVQAALTDAGTVGEGLRRSVHLLAHALLKKDGERDPHKDDVGKLAAQIPAEPTYWAGLDTPFRTYLLALDVDTDAALAGWHAALSRSAWAGWRTAEQAAGMNAVGLRAVQVAQGPLLKALGTLKNGDTP is encoded by the coding sequence TTGGACACTTTTTCCCTGCTGGACAGGGAGTGGATTCCCGTTGTCGCCCGAGGCGGCGAGCGGCGGCACGTCTCCCTGCGGGATTCCCTGCTGCGGGCCGCCGACTTCTGCCGCATTGACGCCGGGCACCCGTTGCAGACGGCCGCGCTCTACCGACTCCACCTGACCCTCCTGCACCGGGCGCTTCGGGGACCCAGGGACGCCGAGCAGGGGGCCGACTGGTATCTGGCCGGGCAGTTTCCGGACGACGTGGCCCGCTATCTGGACCAGTACGCCGACCGCTTCTGCCTCTTCGGGCCGCAGCCCTTTATGCAGGTCGCGGGGCTGGACCCGGCCGTGGTGGGCGAGAACTTCCGCAGCCACTGGACCCGCCTCAGCACCGAGGAGGGCAGCCCGAACACGACCGCCCTCTTCAACGTGGAGGCCCGACCCGGCGGCAACCGCAGCGACGCCCTCACGCCCGCGCAGGCGGCGCTGCAACTGGTGGCCCACCAGACCTTCGCGCTGGGGGGCCTGATCAAGCGCTTCACCACGTCGGCGCGGGCGGCTCCGGTGGCGACGGCGGGCCTCTTTCTGGCGGAGGGGGCAAACCTGCACCAGACCCTCTGCCTGAACCTCGTGCCCTACCCAGCGGCCATGCAGGAGCAGGACCTGCCCCCCTGGGAGGAGGAGCCGCTGACCGTGGAGCAGATTCGCGCCCGGTATGATCCCGAAAAACCCCGTGTGGCCGCTGGGTACGCCAGCCGCTACGCCTGGCCGAGCCGCAGCGTCCTGCTGCTGCCCGAGGAGACGCCGGAAGGCGTGGTCGTGCGGTCCATCGGCTTCGGCGCCGGGATTCCGCTGGAGGGGGCGGGCGAGGGCAGCGGCACGGGCACCGACCCGATGGTCAGCCTGCGCCCCAGCCGCGACCCCAAGAACGATCAACCTTTCCCCTACAAGCTGCGGCGTGAGCGGCTGCTGTGGCGCGACATGAATGCTCTGCTGCCTGACCCCGCCGCCCAGGTGTCCGAGGATCGCAAGGGTGGGGTGAAGGTAAAGGCAGGCACGCCGCCCAAGACCGTCACGCACGCCCGCGCCGTGATGCTGGCAGCGGCCGAGCGGCTGGGGCAGATGGGTAAGCCGAGGCCCACCCCCTCCCAGGACGTGCCCGACGACGGTTGGGCCGAGGAAGGCACCCCCGACGCCCGTGCCCCGCACCCGGTCATTCCCGTCGTCGTGTTCGGTCAGCTCACCGACCAGGGCAAAGCCTTTGCCATGCGCCAGGAAACTTACACGCTGCCGGAAGCCTTCATCCAGAACCCGGAGACGTTCCGCGATCACGTGCAGGCGGCCCTGACCGACGCGGGCACCGTGGGCGAGGGCCTGCGCCGCTCGGTTCACCTCCTCGCCCACGCGCTGCTGAAAAAGGACGGCGAGCGCGACCCCCACAAGGACGACGTGGGCAAGCTGGCCGCTCAGATTCCCGCCGAACCGACCTACTGGGCGGGGCTGGATACCCCCTTCCGCACCTACCTGCTGGCGCTGGACGTGGACACGGACGCGGCCCTGGCAGGCTGGCACGCCGCCCTGAGCCGCTCCGCGTGGGCAGGCTGGCGCACCGCCGAGCAAGCCGCCGGGATGAACGCGGTGGGATTGCGGGCCGTGCAGGTCGCGCAGGGGCCGCTGCTCAAGGCCCTGGGCACCCTCAAGAACGGAGACACCCCATGA
- the casB gene encoding type I-E CRISPR-associated protein Cse2/CasB, producing the protein MTKQVADDRPARFVAELSRLERGSLAQLRRGLSGDERGVYWLEGLYTRTGYGAAEPYQKEALGLVAGLYALKPQAQQDEGDAAEVETPPAENTDAEKGPSIGLLMGRLYLAQGSRPSTEKRFLALLDADRDGLNHQMRQAVTLLATEDLTPDWVRLTTDLLYWGDRVRREWAQDFYREISREAKAQTDVPSPASPDEALPAPTPSSQTGDDADGDK; encoded by the coding sequence ATGACCAAGCAAGTGGCGGATGACCGCCCCGCCCGCTTCGTGGCCGAGCTTTCCCGGCTGGAACGCGGCTCCCTCGCGCAGCTCCGGCGGGGGCTGAGCGGCGACGAACGCGGCGTGTACTGGCTGGAGGGACTGTATACCCGCACCGGCTACGGCGCGGCGGAACCCTACCAGAAAGAGGCCCTGGGGCTCGTCGCGGGCCTGTACGCCCTCAAGCCCCAGGCCCAGCAGGACGAGGGGGACGCGGCGGAGGTGGAGACGCCGCCCGCCGAGAACACCGACGCGGAAAAAGGCCCCTCCATCGGCCTGCTGATGGGCCGCCTGTATCTCGCCCAGGGCAGCCGCCCCAGCACCGAGAAACGCTTCCTGGCGCTGCTGGACGCCGACCGCGACGGCCTGAACCACCAGATGCGGCAGGCGGTGACCCTGCTCGCCACTGAAGACCTCACGCCCGACTGGGTGCGCCTGACCACGGACCTCCTGTACTGGGGCGACCGCGTGCGCCGCGAGTGGGCGCAGGACTTCTACCGCGAGATCAGCCGAGAGGCGAAGGCGCAGACCGACGTGCCTTCCCCAGCCTCCCCGGATGAGGCGCTGCCCGCCCCCACCCCCTCTTCCCAGACCGGCGACGACGCCGACGGAGACAAGTGA
- the cas7e gene encoding type I-E CRISPR-associated protein Cas7/Cse4/CasC, with amino-acid sequence MKALLELHYLQNFAPSNLNRDDTGSPKDAFFGGTRRLRISSQSFKRAMRQDFGGRQLLRPDEIGVRTKRAHEAIAELLAGEGRTGEQCRAAAELALSGLGLPVKDGKNQYLLFLGRDELRRVADIINSNWAEFQAAAPAPEEGGKKKASKKATLGGDLGKQLAGALNGSKAVDVALFGRMLADLPDKNADAAAQVAHAISTHALRERQYDFYTAVDDLKPDDNAGADMLGTVEFASATVYRYACIDLGKLLENLQGDRELLERGLRAFLYASVFAAPTGKQNTFAAHNLPGLMVQVVRRDTSPRNLANAFEKGVRAEGGGGYLAPSVAALADEMRWQNGVFGDAGQARFVAREGGHEVFGEAMPDVAALIDATVADALHALEA; translated from the coding sequence ATGAAAGCCCTCCTCGAACTGCACTACCTCCAGAACTTCGCCCCCAGCAACCTCAACCGCGACGACACGGGCAGCCCCAAGGACGCTTTCTTCGGCGGCACGCGGCGGCTGCGGATTTCCTCGCAGTCGTTCAAGCGGGCGATGCGGCAGGACTTCGGAGGGCGGCAGCTTCTGCGGCCGGACGAGATCGGCGTGCGGACCAAGCGGGCGCACGAGGCGATTGCCGAACTGCTCGCGGGCGAGGGTCGCACGGGGGAGCAGTGCCGCGCCGCCGCCGAACTTGCGTTGAGCGGGCTGGGATTGCCGGTCAAGGACGGCAAGAACCAGTATCTGCTGTTCCTGGGCCGTGACGAGCTGCGCCGGGTGGCCGACATCATCAACTCCAACTGGGCCGAGTTCCAGGCGGCGGCCCCCGCGCCCGAGGAAGGCGGCAAGAAAAAGGCCAGCAAGAAGGCGACCCTGGGCGGCGACCTCGGCAAGCAACTGGCGGGGGCACTGAACGGCTCCAAGGCCGTGGACGTGGCCCTCTTCGGGCGGATGCTGGCCGACCTCCCCGACAAGAACGCGGACGCGGCGGCGCAGGTCGCGCACGCGATCAGCACCCACGCCCTGCGCGAGCGGCAGTACGACTTCTACACGGCGGTGGACGACCTCAAGCCCGACGACAACGCCGGGGCCGACATGCTGGGCACGGTGGAATTCGCCAGCGCGACCGTCTACCGCTACGCCTGCATCGACCTGGGCAAGCTGCTGGAGAACCTGCAAGGCGACCGCGAGCTGCTGGAGCGGGGGCTGCGGGCTTTCCTGTACGCCTCCGTCTTCGCCGCGCCGACGGGCAAGCAGAACACCTTCGCCGCGCACAACCTGCCGGGGCTGATGGTGCAGGTCGTGCGCCGGGACACCTCGCCGCGCAACCTCGCCAACGCCTTCGAGAAGGGCGTGCGGGCCGAGGGCGGGGGCGGCTACCTGGCCCCCAGCGTCGCGGCGCTGGCCGACGAGATGCGCTGGCAGAATGGCGTGTTCGGGGACGCCGGGCAGGCCCGCTTCGTGGCGCGGGAGGGCGGGCACGAGGTCTTCGGGGAGGCGATGCCGGACGTGGCGGCGTTGATTGACGCGACGGTCGCGGACGCCCTGCACGCGCTGGAGGCCTGA
- the cas6e gene encoding type I-E CRISPR-associated protein Cas6/Cse3/CasE translates to MTPLHLSRLTFDDRNPRTARDLASPYALHQTLRWAFPGAGVEGAPLPNGERLLWRQEDRAGLLVQSLTPPDWEALNARNPGSLRAWEVKAVDLTGALTPGRPLRFRLRANVTVRKLDERGRSRRHALRGPHEQLGWLERQGEQHGFDLLAADIAHSGTVRTRKGAQTLTLHTVTFEGRLCVTDPAALLNAVRGGLGHAKALGCGLLSLGPG, encoded by the coding sequence ATGACCCCGCTGCACCTCTCCCGCCTGACCTTCGACGACCGCAACCCCCGCACGGCCCGCGACCTCGCCAGCCCCTACGCGCTGCACCAGACCCTGCGCTGGGCCTTTCCGGGGGCGGGGGTGGAGGGAGCACCCCTGCCGAACGGTGAGCGGCTGCTGTGGCGACAGGAGGACCGTGCTGGCCTCCTCGTCCAGAGTCTGACCCCGCCCGACTGGGAGGCGCTGAACGCCCGGAACCCCGGCTCGCTGCGGGCCTGGGAGGTCAAGGCGGTGGACCTGACCGGAGCGCTGACCCCCGGCCGCCCCCTGCGCTTCCGCCTGCGGGCGAACGTGACCGTGCGGAAGCTCGACGAGCGGGGCCGCAGCCGCCGCCACGCCCTGCGCGGCCCGCACGAACAGCTCGGCTGGCTGGAACGGCAGGGCGAGCAGCACGGCTTCGATCTCCTCGCCGCCGACATCGCCCACAGCGGCACCGTCCGCACCCGCAAGGGCGCCCAGACGCTGACCCTTCACACCGTCACCTTCGAGGGGCGCCTGTGCGTCACCGACCCGGCAGCCCTGCTGAACGCGGTGCGCGGCGGCCTGGGCCACGCGAAGGCGCTGGGCTGCGGGCTGCTGAGCCTGGGACCGGGGTGA
- the cas1e gene encoding type I-E CRISPR-associated endonuclease Cas1e, with protein MTDPASIPPTSNAIVWQRQNLRELPKFRDGTTYLYLDHSKLEQDGRGVRAYHPEGMVTIPAASLSVLLLGPGCSVSHEAVKALSDTGCSLLWVGEEGVRLYASGLGETRSAARLQRQALLWANPHSRLRVVRQMYAMRFPEGLPEDLTLQQIRGREGARVRDAYARYSRAHGVKWDTRQYKQQDWNRATPVNKAVSAGNACLYGLAHAAILSMGYSPALGFVHTGKMLSFVYDVADLYKLEVVLPVAFREAATPGDDLERRVRTGLRDHMTKLRLLERMAADLLHLLGGDDPDPEPTAPGDLWDPEGNAAGGVNHADHDS; from the coding sequence ATGACCGATCCAGCCTCCATCCCACCGACCTCGAACGCCATCGTCTGGCAGCGGCAGAACCTGCGCGAGCTGCCCAAGTTCCGCGATGGGACGACCTATCTCTACCTCGACCACAGCAAACTGGAGCAGGACGGCCGGGGCGTGCGGGCCTACCACCCGGAGGGCATGGTGACCATCCCGGCGGCCAGCCTCAGTGTGCTGCTGCTGGGGCCGGGCTGCTCGGTCAGCCACGAGGCGGTCAAGGCCCTCTCCGACACGGGCTGCTCGCTGCTGTGGGTGGGCGAGGAAGGTGTGCGGCTCTACGCCAGCGGCCTGGGTGAAACACGTAGCGCGGCGCGGCTTCAGCGGCAGGCGCTGCTGTGGGCCAATCCGCACAGCCGCCTGCGCGTGGTGCGCCAGATGTACGCGATGCGCTTTCCGGAAGGATTGCCCGAGGACCTCACCCTCCAGCAGATTCGCGGGCGCGAGGGGGCGCGGGTGCGCGACGCCTATGCCCGCTACAGCCGGGCGCACGGGGTCAAGTGGGACACCCGCCAGTACAAGCAGCAGGACTGGAACCGCGCCACGCCCGTGAACAAGGCGGTCAGCGCCGGGAACGCCTGCCTGTACGGCCTCGCGCACGCGGCGATCCTGAGCATGGGCTACAGCCCTGCGCTGGGCTTCGTCCACACCGGCAAGATGCTCAGCTTCGTCTACGACGTGGCCGACCTCTACAAGCTGGAGGTGGTGCTGCCCGTCGCCTTCCGCGAGGCGGCCACCCCCGGCGACGATCTGGAGCGGCGTGTCCGCACGGGCCTGCGCGACCACATGACCAAGCTGAGATTGCTGGAGCGCATGGCCGCTGACCTCCTGCACCTGCTGGGCGGCGACGACCCCGACCCCGAGCCGACGGCCCCCGGCGACCTGTGGGACCCGGAGGGCAACGCGGCGGGTGGGGTGAACCATGCTGATCATGACTCTTGA
- the cas3 gene encoding CRISPR-associated helicase Cas3', which produces MTQLHPITAAARTLWAKSAKKNADGTQGAWLPVLNHLLDVAACAAEILSLEPPQTRALSEGDLGLEGEQALAWTLALVALHDLGKASPAFQVLWAEGKNGVDPALRFPADLREPYAPHGVVSQVVLPDFLTGLGWPGPVARRVADAVGCHHGFRVEERELNLAQAQTGDARWGQVRKELCRLVTQGTGARYDALPTAPTLTPAAFMRLAGLTSFADWLGSSFPLPSVTDFSAYEDPAAYFARARERARQTLAGIRWPVFAPLREELPPFPEVFGFQPRPLQTALAQALADVSGPALVLVEAPMGEGKTEAAFYAHIQLQHAAGHRGMYVALPTQATGNAMYERFAEFLAAQGRETPPDLQLAHGGTLLSEKFQATVQRTRNAERDPAEDHGYGIRAEEWFTNRKRALLSEYGVGTVDQALLGVLGVSHQFVRLWGLGNRVVVLDEVHAYDTYTSELIAALVAWLRALGSSVIIMSATLPESGRRALLRAWGVEDAPTAAYPRLTVAPAQGEAQTVTIPDHDEDGNASRPPQHVTLRPLGSAAEEVARQAVDLAVGGGCVAVIVNTVARAQAVQARVLAELGTRGVTARTCTKGGGKDPRAVSVLLYHARYPADERLQREKRVRKFLGKQPYREEEDGQKVEGSFRPERFILIATQVAEQSLDFDADVMLTDLAPADLVLQRAGRLHRHAANAGKRHGHDDAVLYVAGLDEWPDASMEREFWGRVYAPALLYRSWLSLRRRLEAGLTLPDDLDELVQEVYAPSFAAPELTPEQREQLAAAEADLENRRGNEATTGMFAHIGRPADFWQTPLHRRPDADPDSESLSDDPAAVGAGEEPERPRTRLGEEGVRVVPVERAENGAWRVCRSPFWDRGQGDIAPLFDRLGKADTAHAIQIYRRSLGVSRWELVRFSLTKWDGQGQSLGNEHRGWRAHPLLRDAVPLVFTGGVAEVQGLQVRLDPEQGLVYVKG; this is translated from the coding sequence ATGACTCAACTCCACCCCATCACGGCGGCGGCGCGGACCCTGTGGGCCAAGAGTGCGAAGAAGAACGCAGACGGCACGCAGGGCGCGTGGCTGCCCGTCCTCAACCACCTGCTGGACGTGGCGGCGTGCGCGGCGGAGATTTTAAGCCTGGAGCCGCCGCAGACGCGGGCACTGTCTGAGGGCGACCTGGGGCTGGAGGGCGAGCAGGCTTTGGCCTGGACGTTGGCGCTGGTGGCGTTGCACGACTTGGGGAAGGCAAGCCCGGCTTTTCAGGTGCTGTGGGCCGAGGGGAAAAATGGGGTAGACCCGGCGCTGCGTTTTCCCGCCGACTTGCGCGAGCCTTACGCGCCGCACGGGGTGGTGAGCCAGGTGGTGCTGCCGGACTTCCTGACCGGGTTGGGGTGGCCGGGGCCGGTGGCACGGAGAGTCGCGGACGCGGTGGGGTGCCACCACGGGTTCCGGGTGGAGGAGCGCGAACTCAACCTCGCGCAGGCCCAGACCGGGGATGCCCGCTGGGGGCAGGTTCGCAAGGAATTGTGCCGCCTCGTGACGCAGGGCACCGGCGCCCGCTACGACGCCCTCCCCACCGCCCCCACCCTCACCCCCGCCGCCTTCATGCGCCTCGCCGGGCTGACCAGCTTCGCGGACTGGCTGGGGAGTTCCTTTCCGCTGCCGTCAGTGACGGACTTTTCGGCCTACGAGGACCCGGCGGCCTACTTCGCGCGGGCGCGGGAACGGGCGCGGCAGACGCTGGCGGGGATTCGCTGGCCCGTGTTCGCCCCGCTGCGGGAAGAGTTGCCTCCCTTCCCCGAGGTCTTCGGCTTCCAGCCCCGCCCCCTTCAGACAGCACTGGCGCAGGCCCTGGCCGACGTGAGCGGCCCGGCCCTCGTGCTGGTGGAGGCCCCGATGGGCGAGGGCAAGACGGAGGCGGCCTTTTACGCGCACATCCAGCTTCAGCACGCGGCGGGGCACCGGGGGATGTACGTGGCGCTGCCGACCCAGGCGACCGGGAACGCGATGTACGAGCGGTTCGCGGAGTTCCTGGCCGCGCAGGGCCGCGAGACCCCGCCCGACCTGCAACTCGCGCACGGGGGCACGCTGCTCAGCGAGAAGTTCCAGGCGACCGTCCAGCGTACCCGTAACGCTGAGCGCGACCCCGCCGAGGACCACGGCTACGGCATCCGCGCCGAGGAATGGTTCACCAACCGCAAGCGGGCGCTGCTCTCCGAGTACGGGGTGGGCACGGTGGATCAGGCGCTGCTGGGGGTGCTGGGCGTGTCGCACCAGTTCGTGCGGCTGTGGGGCCTGGGCAACCGGGTGGTCGTGCTGGACGAGGTTCACGCCTACGACACCTACACCTCCGAGTTGATTGCCGCCCTCGTCGCGTGGCTGCGGGCGCTGGGGTCCAGCGTGATCATCATGAGCGCGACCCTTCCCGAGTCGGGCCGCCGCGCCCTGCTGCGGGCCTGGGGGGTGGAGGACGCGCCCACGGCGGCCTACCCGCGCCTGACGGTGGCCCCGGCGCAAGGAGAGGCCCAGACCGTGACCATCCCTGACCACGACGAGGACGGCAACGCCAGCCGACCGCCCCAGCACGTCACCCTGCGGCCCCTGGGCAGCGCGGCGGAGGAGGTGGCCCGGCAAGCGGTGGACCTCGCAGTGGGCGGCGGGTGCGTGGCGGTGATCGTGAACACGGTGGCGCGTGCACAGGCGGTGCAGGCGCGGGTGCTGGCCGAGCTGGGGACGCGGGGGGTGACCGCCCGGACCTGCACGAAGGGCGGCGGCAAGGACCCACGGGCCGTCAGCGTGCTGCTCTACCACGCCCGCTACCCGGCGGACGAGCGCTTGCAGCGTGAAAAGCGGGTGCGGAAGTTCCTGGGCAAGCAGCCGTACAGGGAAGAGGAGGACGGTCAGAAGGTTGAAGGCTCTTTCCGTCCGGAGCGCTTCATCCTGATCGCCACCCAGGTGGCCGAGCAGAGCCTCGACTTCGACGCGGACGTGATGCTCACCGACCTCGCGCCCGCCGACCTCGTGCTGCAACGGGCCGGACGGCTGCACCGCCACGCGGCGAACGCGGGCAAGCGGCACGGCCACGACGACGCCGTGCTGTACGTCGCCGGGCTGGACGAGTGGCCGGACGCCAGCATGGAGCGCGAGTTCTGGGGCCGCGTCTACGCCCCCGCGTTGCTCTACCGCTCGTGGCTCTCGCTGCGGCGGCGGCTGGAGGCAGGCCTGACCTTGCCCGACGATCTGGACGAATTGGTGCAGGAAGTCTACGCCCCCAGCTTCGCCGCGCCCGAGCTGACCCCGGAGCAGCGTGAGCAACTGGCAGCGGCCGAGGCGGACCTGGAGAACCGGCGCGGCAACGAGGCCACGACGGGTATGTTCGCCCATATCGGCCGCCCCGCCGACTTCTGGCAGACGCCCCTGCACCGCCGCCCCGACGCCGACCCCGACAGCGAAAGCCTCAGCGACGACCCCGCCGCCGTGGGAGCCGGGGAGGAACCGGAGCGCCCCCGCACCCGCCTGGGCGAGGAGGGGGTGCGGGTCGTGCCGGTGGAGCGGGCCGAGAACGGGGCCTGGCGGGTCTGCCGCTCGCCCTTCTGGGACCGGGGGCAAGGGGACATCGCGCCGCTGTTCGACCGGCTGGGCAAGGCGGACACTGCCCACGCCATCCAGATTTACCGCCGCTCCCTCGGCGTCTCCCGTTGGGAACTCGTGCGCTTCAGCCTGACGAAGTGGGACGGGCAGGGGCAGTCGCTGGGCAATGAACACCGGGGCTGGCGGGCGCATCCGCTTCTGCGCGACGCCGTGCCGCTGGTCTTCACGGGCGGGGTGGCCGAGGTGCAGGGCCTTCAGGTGCGGCTGGACCCGGAGCAGGGGCTGGTGTACGTGAAGGGGTGA
- the cas5e gene encoding type I-E CRISPR-associated protein Cas5/CasD yields the protein MATLLLRLVAPMQAWGTRSRFDDRDTEAEPSRSGVLGLCAAALGIDRAEPVDHLTRLAFGVRVDRAGVAASDYHTAQLRPGDPRTRTDITRRAYLADAAFWAGLEGDRELLTELHAALKNPHWPLSLGRKAFQPSLPIFAGPPLEVTLWEALLIAPSLRREDWAEPYRLVLDREAVPERLRASASPSRRQDVPDGPFARRRYLSRDVLTVTLPLAPEPDPWLRLSPPEEVGA from the coding sequence GTGGCGACCCTGCTGCTGCGGCTGGTGGCCCCCATGCAGGCCTGGGGCACCCGCAGCCGCTTCGACGACCGCGACACCGAGGCCGAACCCAGCCGCTCGGGGGTGCTGGGCCTGTGCGCGGCGGCGCTGGGGATTGACCGCGCCGAGCCGGTGGACCACCTGACCCGGCTCGCGTTCGGCGTGCGGGTGGACCGCGCGGGGGTGGCGGCCAGCGACTACCACACCGCCCAACTGCGCCCCGGCGACCCCCGGACGAGGACCGACATCACCCGCCGCGCCTACCTCGCGGACGCCGCGTTCTGGGCCGGACTGGAGGGGGACCGGGAGCTGCTGACCGAACTCCACGCCGCCCTGAAAAATCCGCACTGGCCGCTGTCGCTGGGGCGCAAAGCCTTTCAGCCGAGCTTGCCGATCTTCGCCGGGCCTCCGCTGGAGGTGACGCTGTGGGAGGCGCTGCTGATTGCCCCCAGCCTGCGCCGCGAGGACTGGGCGGAGCCCTACCGGCTCGTCCTCGACCGGGAGGCGGTGCCGGAACGTCTGCGGGCCTCCGCGTCCCCCTCCCGGCGGCAGGACGTGCCCGATGGTCCCTTCGCCCGGCGGCGCTATCTCTCGCGCGACGTGCTGACGGTGACGCTGCCCCTGGCCCCCGAACCCGACCCCTGGCTGCGGCTGTCCCCACCCGAGGAGGTGGGGGCATGA